The Streptomyces achromogenes genome window below encodes:
- a CDS encoding cytochrome P450 → MWLVSDYALGRRVLSDRRFSRAAAVAPGAPRLNSAAPSPTSMMSLDGSDHARLRRIVAAAFTTGKMTGMAPLVRGTAADLLAGMSRLDSPADLVSSFAEPLPVAVLGTLLGVPVEDREIFGSWVEVLFDITASSDLEKSRQRLRLVDYMSTLIDRKRLRDDDDLLTDLIRAHDGDALSQAELVSLGLALLTAGYETTVGQIGLAALAVLQEEIPREFVKDETRADALVEELLRVTPSTAISFPRVALEDIELGDIRVRAGEAVVVSLLHGNRDDKVFIEPELLRDDRPSAHLTFGHGIHRCLGAPLARLQVRTALVELFEFFPALRLAEDGPAAPAVVWKDGLITRGLSSLRVTW, encoded by the coding sequence ATGTGGTTGGTGAGCGACTACGCCCTGGGACGCCGGGTGCTGTCCGACCGGCGGTTCAGCAGGGCCGCCGCGGTGGCGCCGGGCGCCCCACGGCTGAACTCGGCGGCGCCGTCCCCCACATCGATGATGAGCCTGGACGGCTCCGACCACGCCCGGCTGCGCAGGATCGTCGCGGCCGCCTTCACCACGGGCAAGATGACCGGCATGGCCCCGCTGGTGCGGGGGACGGCAGCCGATCTGCTGGCCGGCATGAGCCGCCTCGACAGCCCCGCCGACCTGGTGTCCTCCTTCGCCGAACCGTTGCCGGTGGCCGTGTTGGGCACCCTGCTCGGGGTGCCCGTCGAGGACCGGGAGATCTTCGGCTCCTGGGTGGAGGTGCTCTTCGACATCACCGCCAGCAGCGATCTGGAGAAGAGCCGTCAGCGGCTCCGGCTGGTCGACTACATGTCCACCCTGATCGACCGCAAGCGACTGCGGGACGACGACGACCTCCTCACCGACCTCATCCGGGCCCACGACGGCGACGCCCTCTCCCAGGCCGAACTCGTCAGCCTCGGCCTCGCGCTGCTCACCGCCGGCTATGAGACGACGGTCGGGCAGATCGGCCTCGCCGCACTCGCCGTGCTCCAGGAGGAGATTCCCCGGGAATTCGTCAAGGACGAAACGCGGGCGGACGCACTGGTCGAAGAATTGCTCCGTGTCACCCCGTCGACGGCGATCAGTTTCCCGCGAGTGGCTCTCGAGGACATCGAACTCGGTGATATCCGGGTACGGGCGGGTGAAGCGGTGGTCGTCTCCTTGCTGCACGGAAATCGCGACGACAAGGTATTCATTGAACCGGAGCTCCTGCGGGACGACAGGCCATCGGCCCATCTCACCTTCGGACACGGAATACACCGCTGTCTCGGAGCGCCCCTGGCGCGGCTCCAGGTGCGGACGGCGCTCGTTGAACTGTTCGAGTTCTTTCCCGCACTGCGGCTGGCCGAGGACGGGCCCGCGGCGCCCGCCGTCGTGTGGAAGGACGGACTGATCACCCGGGGCCTCAGCTCGTTGCGGGTGACGTGGTGA